A genomic segment from Ornithorhynchus anatinus isolate Pmale09 chromosome 16, mOrnAna1.pri.v4, whole genome shotgun sequence encodes:
- the CNKSR1 gene encoding connector enhancer of kinase suppressor of ras 1 isoform X4, translated as MNECKLGLAPLVTWAQVWAGPLDGVTWAQVRATPPPPGVRPVSTFPLPRAEGVMEAVSGWSPGTVAAWLRGLDESVQGYPFEQWTLTGQTLLQLTYRDLETLGVHRVGHQELILEGVEHLYALSSGLETENLQSLTTHLRVVTHTLHGLVQNPSEGSVGTLPPAILSCVVELVRAAWDLFSWLNRYLFCQLNDYSACQEIVGLCAQLEQTLHEDSPEAEKETHILTICSHVAAICDTILGWSPEELLRQRAQLQPVALTPSRPLACLGLQGQGLCGTGIEIHSTSSGRHFVSGISPEFLAGDHCPQLLPGDEIIQVNGQVVVGWTQSNLVRKLLEDPAHAHLLLKNVPVPDPESPACCPLPGPSSRSPSSGPEPLAHSPLPSSLLSAHSPSPEPPARSLSPSSEPPTRPPSPGSEPSARSPSPEPPARSLSPGSEPPTRSPSPGSEPPARSPSPEPPARSLSFGSEPPTRSPSPGSEPSARSPSPEPPARSLSPGSEPPTRSPSPGSEPSARSPSPEPPARSLSPGSEPPTRSPLPDSELPARSPSLSPRSPAHAPLPEPPARSLSSGPEPPASSPSHDPELPACPASPLPGPPSCSPSPELLARPPTPGSRPSTRSPSPDPRPPICSLSPGPDTQAALGPPASPTPRIFIFDQCLSPEDPVFFGEDSSLPPELGALVFDTEVNSPDPETKTLGSSRRKPKGVATRLSRRRVSCRDLGRADCDGWLLRKKDHAGFMAQKWRRCWVVLKGHTLYWYSHPQDEKAEGLINVSNYSLESRQEQKKKYVFQLTHEVYKPFVFAADTLDDLSMWVSHLVTSISKYQAPNLAVSQNEEDCYSETEAEDPDEEIRSRAGSAASGRAQHLPRDDSPPALRTPRGSPGPGHRRRGSPGHSQTWSIDSSDVAMEALVQGLRQGGVSLIGQPQPVTHEEYRSSFVRRNRDPHINERIHHVRALQSTLKAKLCELQVLDQVLQDPALTGEKFRRWKLQHQELYAEGPGGWVLAGAGAGGPSNPSPAAP; from the exons atgaatgaatgcaaattaGGGCTCGCCCCCTTGGTCACGTGGGCTCAGGTGTGGGCCGGGCCTCTGGACGGGGTCACGTGGGCCCAGGTaagggccaccccccccccccccggggtccgccCAGTTTCCACCTTCCCGCTTCCGCGGGCGGAGGGCGTCATGGAGGCGGTGTCCGGCTGGAGCCCCGGCACGGTGGCGGCCTGGCTGCGAg ggctgGACGAGTCCGTGCAAGGCTACCCCTTTGAGCAGTGGACATTGACGGGCCAGACCCTGCTCCAGCTGACCTACCGTGACCTGGAGACCCTGGGCGTGCATCGCGTCGGCCACCAGGAGCTCAtcctggagggggtggagcaTCTCTACGCGCTG AGCTCTGGTCTGGAGACGGAGAACCTGCAGAGCCTGACCACGCACCTGCGGGTGGTCACCCATACCCTCCATGGCCTGGTTCAGAACCCCAGTGAGGGCAGCGTGGGCACGCTCCCGCCCGCCATCCTCTCCTGCGTTGTCGAGCTGGTGCGGGCTGCGTGGGATCTCTTCTCTTGGCTCAATAG GTATCTTTTCTGTCAGCTCAATGACTACTCAGCCTGCCAGGAGATAGTGGGGCTGTGTGCCCAGCTGGAACAGACCCTGCACGAG GACTCTCCAGAGGCCGAAAAGGAAACTCATATCCTGACGATT TGCAGCCACGTGGCCGCCATCTGCGACACCATCCTGGGCTGGAGCCCCGAGGAGCTGCTGCGTCAGCGGGCCCAGCTGCAGCCCGTGGCACTGACCCCCTCACGGCCCCTCGCCTGCCTG GGTCTGCAGGGCCAGGGTCTCTGCGGCACGGGCATCGAGATCCACAGCACCAGCAGTGGCCGGCATTTCGTGTCTGGGATCAGCCCTGAG tTTCTGGCTGGAGACCACTGCCCACAGCTCCTGCCTGGTGACGAGATCATCCAGGTCAATGGGCAGGTGGTG GTGGGCTGGACCCAGTCGAACCTGGTGAGGAAACTTCTGGAGGACCCGGCCCACGCCCATCTGCTCCTGAAGAACGTCCCAGTGCCAGACCCGGAGTCGCCTGCCTGCTGCCCTTTGCCCGGGCCTTCTTCCCGCTCTCCTTCATCTGGCCCTGAACCGCTAGCCCACTCCCCTCtacccagctctctgctctctgcccactccccttCACCCGAGCCACCTGCCCGTTCCCTTTCTCCCAGCTCTGAGCCACctacccgccccccttcaccCGGCTCTGAGCCATCTGCCCGCTCCCCTTCACCCGAGCCACCCGCCCGCTCCCTTTCACCCGGCTCTGAGCCACCTACCCGCTCCCCTTCACCCGGCTCTGAGCCACCTGCCCGCTCCCCTTCACCCGAGCCACCCGCCCGCTCCCTTTCGTTTGGCTCTGAGCCACCTACCCGCTCCCCTTCACCCGGCTCTGAGCCATCTGCCCGCTCCCCTTCACCCGAGCCACCCGCCCGCTCCCTTTCACCTGGCTCTGAGCCACCTACCCGCTCCCCTTCACCCGGCTCTGAGCCATCTGCCCGCTCCCCTTCACCCGAGCCACCCGCCCGCTCCCTTTCACCCGGCTCTGAGCCACCTACCCGCTCTCCTTTACCCGACTCTGAGCTACCTGCCCGctccccttctctcagccccaggtcccctgcccacgCCCCTTTGCCCGAGCCGCCTGCCCGCTCCCTGTCGTCTGGCCCCGAGCCGCCTGCCTCTTCACCTTCACATGACCCTGAGCTTCCTGCCtgccctgcttctcctctccccgggcccccttCCTGCTCGCCTTCTCCTGAGCTGCTTGCCCGCCCCCCTACACCTGGTTCCAGACCGTCTACCCGCTCCCCTTCGCCCGACCCCAGGCCTCCCATCTGCTCCCTATCGCCTGGCCCTGACACACAG GCTGCCCTCGGCCCTCCAGCCTCGCCGACGCCTAG AATCTTCATCTTCGACCAGTGTCTGTCACCGGAAGACCCCGTCTTCTtcggggaag ACTCCAGCCTGCCTCCAGAACTGGGTGCCTTGGTCTTTGACACCGAAGTCAACAGTCCTGACCCAGAGACCAAG ACTCTAGGCTCAAGTCGGAGGAAACCCAAAG GGGTGGCGACGCGGCTGAGCCGCCGGCGGGTCTCGTGCCGGGACCTGGGCCGGGCCGACTGTGACGGGTGGCTGCTGCGGAAGAAAGACCACGCGGGCTTCATGGCGCAGAAGTGGCGACGCTGCTGGGTGGTGCTGAAGGGGCACACTCTCTACTGGTACAGCCACCCACAG GACGAGAAGGCCGAGGGCCTCATCAATGTCTCCAACTACAGCCTAGAGAGCAGGCAGGAGCAGAAAAAGAAATA CGTGTTCCAGCTTACCCACGAGGTGTACAAACCGTTCGTCTTTGCCGCCGACACCCTGGATGACCTGAGCAT GTGGGTCAGCCACTTGGTCACCTCTATCTCCAAGTACCAGGCACCCAACCTGGCGGTCTCCCAGAACGAGGAAG ACTGTTACAGTGAGACGGAGGCCGAGGACCCGGATGAGGAGATCAGGTCCAGAGCGGGTTCT GCCGCCTCGGGGCGAGCCCAGCACCTCCCCAGGGACGACAGCCCCCCTGCCCTCAGGACCCCGCGGggcagccccgggcccggccacaGGAGAAGGGGCAGCCCGGGGCACTCCCAGACGTGGTCCATCG ATAGCAGCGACGTGGCCATGGAGGCGCTGGTGCAGGGCCTCCGGCAGGGCGGGGTCTCGCTCATCGGGCAGCCGCAGCCTGTGACCCACGAGGAGTACCGCAGCTCCTTCGTCCGACGCAACCGCGACCCCCACATCAACGAGCGCATCCACCACGTGCGGGCCCTGCAGAGCACCCTCAAG GCCAAGCTGTGTGAGCTGCAGGTTCTGGACCAGGTCCTGCAGGACCCTGCCCTGACCGGGGAGAAGTTTCGTCGCTGGAAGCTGCAGCACCAGGAGCTGTACGCCGAGGGGCCCGGGGGCTGGGTCCTCgccggagcgggggccgggggcccgagcAACCCCTCTCCCGCTGCCCCGTGA